The following coding sequences are from one Paenibacillus stellifer window:
- a CDS encoding aldo/keto reductase: MKYQRLGNSGLQVSQLGLGTNAFGKRADQAASTAVLHTALDRGINFIDTANIYAGTESERIIGEALAGRRHEAVLATKAGLVRSPGPGGSGSSRFHLMRELEDSLRRLKTDYVDLYQIHTFDPNTPLEETLRTLDDMVSSGKVRYIGASNYAAWELMKALGISERLGLTRYVSLQCSYSLADRTPEREYTPLCLDQGVGIIPYFPLAGGILTGKYSGGGGAPAGSRADTDPNFARFLTPERIALGEETSRLAAGLGTTPASLSLAWLMNRPAVSTVIVGATRAGQLEDSLESIALELSAEIMERLDEISRPFVGGEPFAVYRLPQD, translated from the coding sequence TTGAAATACCAACGACTAGGCAATAGCGGACTACAGGTATCACAGCTTGGACTCGGCACCAACGCCTTCGGCAAGCGGGCGGATCAGGCGGCCTCCACGGCCGTGCTGCACACCGCGCTTGACCGCGGCATCAACTTCATCGACACGGCCAACATCTACGCCGGCACCGAATCGGAGCGGATTATCGGCGAAGCGCTGGCCGGCCGGCGGCATGAGGCCGTGCTGGCCACCAAGGCCGGGCTTGTGCGCAGCCCCGGGCCCGGCGGCAGCGGCTCCTCGCGCTTCCACCTTATGCGCGAGCTCGAGGACAGCCTCCGGCGGCTGAAGACGGATTATGTGGATCTGTACCAGATCCACACCTTCGATCCAAACACGCCGCTAGAGGAGACACTGCGCACGCTGGACGACATGGTGTCGTCCGGCAAGGTGCGCTATATCGGCGCCTCCAATTACGCCGCCTGGGAGCTTATGAAGGCGCTCGGCATCAGCGAGCGCCTGGGGCTGACGCGCTACGTCTCGCTTCAGTGCAGCTACTCCCTCGCCGACCGGACGCCTGAGCGCGAGTATACGCCGCTCTGCCTTGACCAGGGCGTCGGCATCATCCCCTACTTCCCGCTCGCCGGAGGCATTCTGACCGGCAAGTACAGCGGCGGCGGGGGCGCTCCGGCCGGTTCCAGGGCCGATACCGACCCGAACTTCGCCCGGTTCCTGACACCGGAGCGGATTGCGCTCGGCGAAGAGACGAGCCGTCTTGCCGCCGGGCTTGGCACGACGCCGGCCTCGCTCTCGCTGGCCTGGCTGATGAACCGTCCGGCTGTCTCGACAGTCATTGTCGGCGCGACGCGCGCCGGGCAGCTGGAGGACAGCCTGGAGAGCATTGCTCTCGAGCTAAGCGCCGAGATCATGGAGCGGCTGGACGAGATCAGCCGCCCGTTTGTAGGCGGCGAGCCTTTTGCCGTGTACCGGCTGCCGCAGGACTAA
- a CDS encoding S-layer homology domain-containing protein, whose translation MTGQVLRRIGRKGVRILPAICLLTGLIGTAGIAGAASGTTSTATPSAAFKDISGHWAQKEIETMVTDGILNGYPDGTFRPNEPVQVDQFVKMLILSFSNLHPNQERSWRTSFLASLTEENRTILKQDYRYFDFKPAMTGYWAKPYIDVASDLNFLNKSRYSDFQSDMTRENVAEVLFYTLQETEFLEDEQFSCSVAAAYGDLTSASEREQRFIAESLIKGIMQGYPDGKFGVGRYVTRAESP comes from the coding sequence ATGACAGGACAGGTGCTAAGACGAATCGGAAGAAAGGGTGTGCGGATACTGCCGGCGATTTGCTTGCTGACCGGCTTAATCGGGACGGCCGGGATTGCCGGGGCAGCAAGCGGAACAACGAGTACGGCAACGCCAAGCGCCGCATTCAAGGATATCAGCGGACATTGGGCGCAAAAAGAGATTGAAACAATGGTAACCGACGGGATTTTGAACGGATATCCGGACGGGACTTTTCGGCCTAACGAGCCAGTCCAGGTGGACCAGTTCGTCAAGATGCTGATTTTGTCGTTCAGTAACCTTCATCCCAATCAGGAGCGAAGTTGGCGCACCTCTTTTCTTGCTTCGCTCACGGAAGAGAATCGCACGATCCTGAAGCAGGATTACCGGTATTTCGACTTCAAACCCGCTATGACGGGATACTGGGCCAAGCCCTATATCGATGTGGCGAGCGACTTGAATTTTCTGAACAAAAGCCGCTACAGCGATTTTCAGAGTGATATGACCCGGGAAAATGTGGCGGAGGTTTTGTTCTATACACTTCAAGAAACCGAGTTCCTCGAGGATGAGCAGTTCAGCTGTTCGGTGGCTGCGGCATATGGAGATTTGACCAGCGCGAGCGAACGCGAGCAGAGATTCATTGCGGAATCGCTGATCAAAGGAATCATGCAAGGGTATCCGGACGGAAAGTTCGGCGTAGGCCGCTATGTGACGCGAGCGGAATCGCCGTGA